Sequence from the Drosophila innubila isolate TH190305 chromosome 3L unlocalized genomic scaffold, UK_Dinn_1.0 0_D_3L, whole genome shotgun sequence genome:
ACAATGTCATTCCATTGATGTAGTCCCCAACAACATTGAGGCCACAAAGCATCACCAGCAGTTTCAGCGAATCTAGCAGATCCTCAATAAGGAACAATGAGCGCAGTTGTAATATGATTGGATTAAGCTTAACCACAATTAGACGCGCCAAACGAGCTGCTGTTTCTTCGGAAATGCTCAGATCAGTCTCCAGATAGCTTTGATAGGGATGATCCATAATGTTGCTCTTTCGCAACTTTCGCATGCCCCACAcataacagcaataacaaatgcTTATCGATAATATCAGCACTCCAGCGACACTTACCACACTGATGATCGAATTGGAGGCAATATCCAAAAGGATCATCAATATCACGAAGAAGAATATCGCCGTCTTGGGCCAATTGTGCCAGAGAAGCAACTGCTTCAATTCGCCATTGGGCATTGCATCCAACGAGTCAAGAATATTCTCCTGCTTATCTTTGTTAAATTCCATTCTCAAATGCAAACTACGTTAAAATCTAGTATTGATTACGACGGGAAAGTGACACAATATTGAAGAATAGATGCCAACTATGTtttagaaagtttttttttttaataaa
This genomic interval carries:
- the LOC117787966 gene encoding reticulon-1-A; this encodes MEFNKDKQENILDSLDAMPNGELKQLLLWHNWPKTAIFFFVILMILLDIASNSIISVVSVAGVLILSISICYCCYVWGMRKLRKSNIMDHPYQSYLETDLSISEETAARLARLIVVKLNPIILQLRSLFLIEDLLDSLKLLVMLCGLNVVGDYINGMTLLVLGFILIFTLPKLYEWKKPMIDMQLQHLQRFKTRLFGSKKKTHSSAPTATVDPQVISSKLRQKTNDIDSVPQPNIGQFISTEQEYVWQQQDMPHEDYMHYKDQ